The Elaeis guineensis isolate ETL-2024a chromosome 11, EG11, whole genome shotgun sequence genomic interval GCGTGGAGGCGCTTGCGCTCGGTGAGCGCCGCCGCGACCATGGCGAAGATGGATAGGACAAGGCCGACGGCGATGCGCTGGAATGGGGTGAGACCCTGGCGGTTGCCGGTGAGGCGGCGGGCGGAGGGGACGACGAGGCGGTCGTAGACGGGGACGGTGAGGAGGATGGAGCCGACGAAGAAGACGGTGAGGGAGCCGGCGGGGATCTGGAAGGAGGAGCCGATGCGGCGGTCCATGGTGGTGGCCTGGGAGACGGAGAACGTGGTCATCTGGGCGTAGACGGTCCAGAACATGATGGTGGTGGCCCAGATGGGCAGCATCCGGATCACCTGCTTCACCTCCTCCACGTCGGTCAGCGTCGACAGCCGCCATTTGCTCTGCTCGATGGCCGGGTCCTCCGTGATCGCCGCCCGGTCCAAGAAACTGAAACAGAATGTAAGAAGACAGCATTAGTTGTGGGGTGCAAGGTTACAGGTGGAAGGAAGGGAGAGTCTATGGAAACTTAAATTTGTTGTTTAAAAAAAGGCAAATACCTCGACCGCTGGCTGGTTGAAGATAGGTTGTGTTTACCGCAGCATGCTTTGCTGACCGTTTAAATTGTATATACTTATTAATATCAACTAGATATTAAAATTGGTGCATTGCACggagtaataaaaaaaaaaaaagaaaaagcatatgaaagaaaaattatatattttattaaaattaaataaaataataattaaaattaattaattgatctaatattaaaaataattaataaataaattttttaataattaatatatattttttattaaattataataaataatattaaaaattcagaATATCACTTGTCAAATATTAGGAATACCACTTATCAAAAAGTGATCAATTTGATCATTCTtactaaattataataaataatgttAAACTCTCAAAATGCCACTTGTCAAATATTTAGAATATCATTTATCAAAAGATCACCAAcctgatctttttttttatatattatatttgatagattatattaAATGCTGCTTAATCTACAGGCCGGCTTCGCCATGATGGTTAAATAAGTGCAGCAGGTGTTCCATTTGCTATTGGAATCAGAATCCGAATCGGTATTGGAAAGGATTGGATAGAAATTGGAATGGTCATATCTCTCAAAACATCTAGCTCAAGATTTGAAGCCCCAAGAGACAGTTAGGAATTGAATTTTTGAGAGAATGAGCATACGCTCAAGATTTGAATCTCCAAGAGATAGTTGGAATTGAATTTTTGAGAGAAGAAGCTATGCTCATTCCActtcgaaatcgaaatcgaaagtaAAATTCTCTATAATGAAATGATTGAAATGGAAGTCATTCATTCCTATTTTCACTTCAGACTCCAACTCCCTCTAACTAAACATCTTCGCATTGCAATCTCAACAACAAATCTTCATTAAACCTTTAAAATTTGTGAGGTACATATAGAACCACACCTAAGCTGTGAATCAAATCAACTCCCTCAAGCCACGTGAAAAGCGAGCTGCATTGACAAACTAGTATCCTTTATCTAAGAGACTAAATAGAACAAGCAAAAGAAAAGGTTTAGCCTCAAAAAATGTGATAGGATTCAACATGTTAATCTTTTGTTACATTTTGACATTGATAGATACCCCATAAATTAATGGTCCGACCTCCAATGAATAGTAGCACTCTGCCTGCCATGTCTGAGGAGATTAAAACAGATATTAGTAGTATCCCTTTCCAtccaaatcctttttttttttgctgaactATTAGAATCTGTTTGATTATTCCTTCAGAATTGGATTGAAAATTCTGTAGAATTTGTAGATTAGACTGTTCAGTTAAATATGGCTCTACGTCAATCATGTCCTATCCATCTCAAATTCTggtgggaagaaaaaaaagattttcatagattttttcCAGCAACCCAAAATCTAGGATTTGGACTCGATTTAGACAGATGTTTTAGAAAATGCAAACTAAATAAGTTAATAGATTTGATTCTTATAGAACTTTCAGTTCAATTCTATAGAAATATTTAAATAGGTCCTTAATGATGCTTTTAAATGCacttaaatatttttcatcaaatgcACTTAAATGTTTTTCATCACCTAGAGGTGAGCATGGTCCGGTTTGGACCGGTTTTATGCTCAAACTTAAGCTGAAGCAGTTCTAAATGATTTGGCATTTCTAAAAATCAAATCGGACCAATAGAAGATTGAAACCAATCCAAACCAACATGATTTAAATAGTCTGATTTGGTTTGGTTTACcggtttatattattattattattattttataatttatgaatacttgttttttctttttacatAAGAATATCATcaagaaaatttatcaaataaaataatttaaattgacataagatattgtcactcaataaaataaaattcttaaacaaataCCATCACTAAGGATTAAGATAAAGATTTCCAACACAttacaaaagaaaataaataatctaGTAAGTAAGTGATCACTTAGGATTCAAAACTAATCAATACAAAATCAAATTGATAAACAACCCCATAAATccagaattattttttaatatattaatactcTAATATAAATAACATCCTAATCAAAATGACATCGTTTTATTAAAGCCGGTTTGGTTCAGTTTGAGAACGATTTTATTTACTGACAAATCCAaattaatctaaatctatttttatatataaaaaattaaccaaatcaaatcgaataaaattttaaaccaaactaTAATTTACAGTTTGGTTTGATTTCACCAATTTAATTGATTCAGATTCGATTTTTGCTCACCTCTAACTATAGCATAACACTATAATTCAAAAGAAAGCGGTGTCCTGCAGTGCAAGTTCTAATTCCGTGGCAGGAGGATATGGTATTGGGCACGTTTGTTTAACCAGTGCAGTGTTGTCATACTCAACAACATAAAACCGAATTAATCCCAACAATCATCAAACTTAGTTCAGTACCTTGCATGTATTTTACCTATTTTTGGGGGTGGTAGGTGGTAAAAGATTGGCGTTAGGTTGGACTGGACTGTGGAAATCATAAAAGAATGTGGACGTAGGTGTGAGTGTTGCGTGCGTCCCGTGATGTCTTCCCATCTGGTATTGTCCTCACCTTCCCTATTCATTGCAACGAGACTTACTCATCACTCACTTTAAAAGTGTGCAGAAAAAGAGAGCAAATGAGCGAGGTGTAACCGAAAGAAGAGCGAAGGAGATTGGATGGAAAACGGAAGCTTGGAGGGACTCAATGAACGACCTCTGCGCTGGCGAATCGTCCGTTTCTTTTGATGGGCCAACCGGTGCGGTTCCGGTCTCCCGGAAAATGGGTGAAAAACTGACTCAATCCCCAGCGGCCAAAAGCCACCTAACCATCCTGCTCGTGAAGTATGCCATCACCCACTTCCCATGCGCTCCAATACCATTTATAAAAATCCTTTAGCcaaagggtttttttttttttttttttggccttttgaTAAGTGCCAAAAGTATTATTGAGTTTCTTCAGCCTTGTGTTATAGATCTTTGCAGTTTACCAACATTGTGAGATTAAACATATGCCTGTACCATTCCTCATATACTATCCTGTTCAAATCCTAGTGTCTTCTCAAGGCCAAGAGTCTAGGTCTAGTAAAATCTAATAATGAAAACCATAACTGACTCAACgtcaatccaaaaaggatatatgcTAGATTGTATCTTAGTCATCTATAGATTAAATCCACTGAGATCATGTGTAACACTTCAAGATTTTTTCAGTGTTTAACTAATGCTAGAGTACTAAATACATGCTTTTATGGACTCTCACATATTTTATCTATTTAGTctcatattaattatatattaaatagattttaagtatatatataaaatcaaagaatttaaATTATGTCCACCACTTATCCATTCAAATGACGTTCTCATACATCTATGTGGGTCCTCACACCAACTAAAAGCTAACTAGAAGGTTGCATGTATCCACGTGGGTCCTTACACCGACCGACCTAAAAAATATCTAGCTAGGTGTTAATCAGCCTACACACATTTGCAAGGACTTCAATCAGTGAAGGGCCTCTCGCCTTTTTATTTAATCCCTGGCTCTTTGGTTGAAGCTCACATGTGACCTCCAAGGCACTCAACCCCAGTATCACGTAACCAGACAATCAATCATTATTGGAGCATATCAGATCTGGAGTCATCtcagcttagagaagaaaaatcatcCCTAATTCTAAATGATTATCTGATTGTGATTCTAAATTATTGGATGTGATTTACTATCTCAAAACTGCTTACACACAAAAATTCACTTTATTTGAAGGCTTCTAGTCTATGTATCAAATGAacaaaaaatatatctatatatatatatatatatatatatatatatatatatatatatatatatatatatatatatatatatatgtatgtatgtatgtatgatcatatttaaataaaattgattaggtttgaactcagatttgattagatcaaaattagataatagaaATCTTACATCGACAATCTAAATTATTGGAtatgatttattattttaaaactgCTTACACACAAAAATTTACTTTATTTGAAGGCTTCTAACCTATGTATCAAATgagcaaaaaaatatatctaatttcatcttATTTAGACTGTCTAATTTTTAACTACTTGATGCATAAATTAGGagtcttcaaatcatataattttttatatataaataattttaaaataataaattaaatttaataatttaaattattaatttaaaatttttattataaaattttagtttgattGTATTTGAGTTTATATAGGATCGATCTAATCTTAATCTGgttagttttatatatatatagaaggcGTGGGATCACATTAATTGTAGGAGTACCGACGTCCATtttatatctcaaaaaaatgTTGAGATAACGCATTGCGGTCAAAGCCGAAACAAAAACAGCAGTGTGCAGTGTATTGAAGGGTGCGTGAAGTAGTCACATGCTGCGAGCTTGGTCCCGCCCGAGCCACGCTCTCTTTCCAGAAAGGGAGAAGGAAATGAAATTATTAAGGTACGTCACAGCGTTATTGGTGCATTTAAATGCAAAACCGCGTACCGTGGGAGCGATGGGAGGCATAGCTTCGTTGTCTAGCATAGAATAGAATAAAGGACCAGTGCATCGGCCAATTGGTCCATCACATTTAATAGCCAGTCAGTCAACAACACTATTCAGGCTCAATTATTAAGGTccatattagaatttttttttttttgactaaatTATCTAGCGAGTGGCTTTGCAGTCTCCTTGTAGTGTCAATGGTTCGTAACTTGGGATCCACAAGCCATCCAGGGTATCAAGACAGAAATTAGAAGTATATGGTCCCACCCTACGTTCATGCAGGTTCTATATTTCCTATCTAGCTGTCCAATGTCCAAGTGCCGGCATGAAATATATGATTGAGTTGGACCTCTGTCTGTCTTATGCCCTTTGTTGTATTCTGCTTTAAAATTATgtatttcttcttcattttgtatTGGAGCTATAGTTTCTTTTctaacaacaacaaaaaaaaaaaagaaaaagaaaaaagaaaaggaaaagcgtGTTACTTTTATGACTAAAACGACGAGCAACCTTAGCAGTAAGCATAGTCACTGTCAAAATTAACGAGCCCAAGCCAAGTAGCAAGCAATTAACTACTACGAGCTACTtttaccaaaacaaaaaaaattactaCCAGCTAAAGAGATAAGTAAATGCATTAATTACCGGAACTGCTGGCTGTGTGGCAACCTTTGCTTCTCTTTGCTCTCCCCCTTCCCTCCGTCCACGGCGGCATCCACGTCATGAAGAAAGGAAGGATCCGACGGCAAGTCAAGATGCCTCTTCTTCCACGCTGCCACCACCACGGCGGCGATCTGGGTCAAGGGGCTACCCACCAGCTTCTTGAACCGGTACCGGTTGGTGCCGGAGAGGAACACCGCCAGCCCGGCCATGATGGCGGCGGCGCATATGCCGTAGCCCCACCGCCGGCCGAGGTTGTCCTGGATGTACACCAGGACCGTCACGGCCAGCAGCGAGccgaggctgatgaagaagaagaaccaGCTGAAGAAGCGCATCATCTGCCGCTTCTCCCCCCGGTCCGACTCGTCGAACTGGTCCGACCCGAACCCGGACACGCTCGACTTGAGCCCGCCCGTCCCCAACGCCGTCAGGTACAGAGCCAGGTAGAGCACCCCGAGCTGGGCCCCGCTCGCCCGCACGCACCCGCCGGCCGACGGGTCCGCGCAGGCAGGCGGCCTCAGCCCCGGAGCCGCCGTCGATATGGTCAGGATGGTTGTCCCCTTCAATTAATTCAGACttgtttttaggataaaaattctACAGTATAAAAATTAATGGAACAATCAATATATGAATATGCCGGCAAAAGAGAAAGCTCTTACTGAGGCTTGCACGGCGGTGAAGATGGCGATGGTGAGGTACCTGGTTATTGGATTGAgttaaggggaaaaaaaaaaagaaaaaagaggaggaggaggagacagTGAAAGGGGTAACACAGAGTGGTGAGGAGGAGGTATACATAGATTGGAAGGTGGGTGTTTACCGGCCGAggaaggagtcggcgaggaagccGCCGAGGAGGCAGAGCATGAAGGAACTGCCAAGGAAGTTGGTGACGGTGTTGGCGGAGGTGGCATTGCCGAGGTGCATGGTGCCTGTCAAGTAGGTCACCAGGTTCACGGCGATCCCCAGCGTTGTCAGCCTCTCGCACAGCtccaccccttttttttttatatatatatatatcgtttTATTTTTAACCAGTAAAAGAAACAGAGAGAGAAAAACGGAGAAGATAATTAAGAGGGGAAGGGGCGACGGAAAGGACCTAGGATCATGGCGGCGCTGGTCCAACCGCCGGTCTGGGATCGGACGGCGGGGCGACCCTTGAAATCCCAAGCATCGGAGAGGGTTTCGCCCTCGGTGTTTGTCTCCGGCAAACCGGCCATCTGGTTGAAGGAATTAGTAGCAGGAAGCGCAGGGAAAGCCGGTGGGAGATGAAGAGTGAGCTAAGAGAGGAATGCAGGGGAGGGAGAGGCGGCACGGAGGGTGGACGTTTTATAGCAGGCGGGAAGGATTATTTGGTCTTTTGATACCTGCAATCAAACGCGAAATTTGCGTGTTTATTCATTCGATGTCGCCAGAGTCCGATAGTTGGGCGAGTCCAATTTGATTATGGCTCACCACCGCTCTCCAGGAACTGCGTGCAGACGCGAAACCAGGACTCGTTGGGTTCACGAGGAGCGGAGGGGAAAGAGACAAATTCTGAAAAATGGAGAGGAAAGTTTTTATTTGGTTGAAGCTTCGAGAGAAGGgagaattaaatcttttttaatatttaatagaaaataaaaatttatataaaaattagattttagaactTTACAGGGAATGAAaattgatagtatttttttttctaaaatattttttaagataaataattaaaatattaaaaaatatcaataaatgatTAGAatgaatattaaatataatattaatattttcttaatatttataaatataatataatattaatactataatatttattatcttttaatattattttaatatttataataatataatatttttattagtatTAATAtggtatttatattaatatataaatatttatactaatataatattatatttatatctatattaataaatttattatattaaaatattaatattatgttaatataataatttattataatatatcaatattatatttatattaatataaaaataatattattatttataaaaagttTAAGAGTAAAAAAAGTATAATCTTATatctattaaagatataataAGAATTGTATAtaatgttttgaaaaaaatagagCTCAATAAAATATAAACTACTCTGACTTTCTTATGATCAATGCAAAATTCTATtcttaaaagataattttttagaaagctattttttgaaaaaaaagattctTCTTACGAACCAAATGAGTAGATGATTACCATCTTATATGCTTCTGTACGAAGGAGATAACAATGGAAGGGAGGCTTAGTAAGATCTAAGAACTTGAGAAATCTTGAACAAAAAAGAGCCAAGAGACAAAAAAGATGTCTAAAAGTTAGCTATAAACTCTAGGGCCTTGTTTACTCACCAATAATTGAATCAAACGTCTACCCAAACTGCATCTCTAAGTGTTATATTGAGCATATTTCTTCATTTGTTTTGAGAAAATGATCAAACTTACGCAGAGTAGAGGTTCCAGGGCTCCCTCTTATGCAGGACATTTGATGGACGATGATTGAGGAAATCTACATTTTTTGCTAGGCACAATGCAATGAGGTGAATAGGGTTGCTGATCGGAGAGCATCCTCTGTCATTGAGCATTGTCGATGATGCTTGGACTGACATCATGGCTGGTCCGATGACTCTTAGAGATattatgtttctcgattttattAGATGTGTACATATTAGAATTATGTGAATTGCCTGTCTtgccaaaaataaaagaaaaaaaagatcgaaCTTAAGCCAAATCCTTGGGCATATTTATAGATACTTTCCTGCCATTAACTCACCGGTAGCTCTAATCTCCTCATAGATGTGAATGAATGTGAGTTGATCCTTGATATTAAGGATTTGCCAACGCTTACTACTTTGAATTCTCGTTGTGTCctttaagaaaataataaatttatgaaacaTGTGGTTAATGGTCATTGTTCAGAATAGAGTATTGTATATGCTTAAAATAGCTTGCTTCATTGAAAGAGCTTCTCCAAAATGTGTTGGTGTGCtagatttgtttttttttttttatttataactgCTAATCTTTATATACTGGAGCCATGCCAAGGGTTTGGTTAAACctcaacaaaaagaaagaatttttatatattatttaaaagtaTGAGCATTCATATATTTTGAGAAACGATGTAAGGTATATTCTTAATTTATACAAGCATCCCATAGTTTTCTAATATACAAGGAGTATCTCTTGCGGACACCCTTTATGCCAATACTAGTATGAAACCCGTGCTGCGCTATAGGGCTTAATAAATAGAAGACAGAGTAAAAAAATCTTCAATCTTCGGTACTTTCAGaatatttgttaaaaaaaattacataaaatagcGATTGTGTGCTTAAATTATAAACATattcatgaattataaatattcatcaaaaaattgaaaaatatttttttaattaatgttCCTTAATTCGAATACATagtcaaaaaaatagaagattaaataataaatagaagAGCTATAGTTCCTTTGCTTCGTAAGCACCACGATTAGTTAATTTAAGAAatatttttgtataaaaaaatctTCATAAAAGAGAGGGTTAAGAAATGATTGATCgataatttttattacaaattgatgttcatagaaaaaaatcttaaataaaaaaatagaatttttatgCCTCATGCGAGAAATTAAacaacaaaaaattaaaaaaaaaatcatttaaatAGAAGAAAAGAACCATATCGATTCAGTTATAGGAATGCAAGAAATCAAATTGTatacattattttttaaaaatttgaataaaataaaaaaattcaaagagaaaaaaatttgaaaatgtaGTTAGTTCACTTATAGAAAAATTACAGGACCATCTGCATAGGCAcacctatttatttttcttttaatccTAACCCCTTCTCACCTACCCACCGTCGCCACCGCTTCCAAATCCTTTTTTACTCCTTCGCTTTCCCTTGACCAATGCTGTCGGTCTTTCTTCATCGAATTTTCTCTACTAGTGGCCATTCTATAGTCGGAGAGGATGAAGGAGAGAGCGACACAGACGGTCTTGTATTTTTTTGGCCCCGGCGtcgattttggattttttttcctttctgacTTTCATCTTTGGAGATGATGTGGTAGAGGATGGTGTCCCCGAAGACCCTACGGTGAGCGGCAAAGGTGCTTTGCATTTTTCTCTGACCCATGCCAGCATTCTCATCTCCGAATGAACCAAGGTAAACTTCATTTCTAAGATATATTATTTCTAACCTCCTTCGAATTTTattacttattattttttttctttttttttcattccaaATCCAAACCCTATTCCTCTCTTTGTCTTCTTCACcatctatttctatttttttctattctcttctctgaTCTAACTTTCTCTATAACCCTGCCCGAACCCTAATCCCgcacttattattttttttttctattttttctttttgtttcgaTCCAAACCGTATTCCTCCCTTCCTCTTTTCAACAGTTTAATTCCATTTTTTTGGGTTCTCTCCTCTAATCCAACCTTCTTTGCATCCCtaccctaaccctaatcctaaccctaacgCTAACTTGAGCCTCAACCTTGAACCCTAGCCCTCAATAGAACCTAACCCTAACCCCCAGCAGAACCTAACCTTAACCCTAACTAGCCCCTTagcctaaccctaatcctaaccggATAGCTAATCCTAATTGGATCCTTTATCATAACCCTAATCCTAATCGGATCTACTAACTTGTTAGCCGAATGACCTACGACTTGTTTAACGTGCCTGTTAGCTAATTTGTACAAATCCGATTGCAATCCATCCCTAAACCCATTAACCCATATCTTCTTTTTCCCTCTTAATCCATCTACTTCTTCCTGTTCACTGAACCCTAACTTGATCAATCTAAGCTCATACATGTTTTTCTTTCTATTCATCAGAAAGCTTCACAGCAAACCTTTGCTCCTTTCTCTTTCTGTTCACTGGAAGGCTGCCGAATCTTAGCAGTAACTGtggcattttttttccttttatgtgAATGTTGAGGAAGGCTACCATAACATGGTAGCAACTCTTTATCCCTCTCTTCCTTCACATGATGTTTGTAAATAAAGGAATGGAAGGCTGACAAAATGTAAGCAGCAACCCCCTGCAATCCAAATAAGAAACATAATGCTGTTTCTGATATTATGGTGAAAGAAAAATTTAACtgatgaagaaataaaaattacaaatatttgataaaagcagacccaaaaaataaataaaagttctTAAACTCACCTTCTCTAGCTCCTTTCACTAGATTTTTCTTGCATGCCTGCTGCCACCCTTTTCAATCTTTCCTCAATAAgcttgatgaaaaataaaaaaaaacagcAATCAGAAATAGGCCTACTAAAAAAAATACTCCCCACCTTACCTTTTTTATTCAGCATATATAAGCTAAAGCATGAAAAAAAATCGATAAGACAATTCATGCTTTACTATtaatgttttctatttttttcttagaaatcttttctctaaattttttttttgtccacCCCATTCctcactctttttttttcttacatgTGCTTCTCTCGTGACAGAAAATGGCATGGGAGAGGAGCCACCACACACAGAGCTCCATCccattcctctctctcttttttttttttttttttttttgcgtgcgcCTCTCTTATAATAGGAAATGGCATGAGAGAGGAGAGCCAGAGCAGAGTTGGCATACTCAGCCATCTGGAGCATCTTCGACCCATCCAATCCAGATGGCTACCTTTTTTTTGaagtattatttttttcctatatACTGGATGCATGTTATCTGTCCTCTTGTGGATAGCCGATACTTGTCGTATTGAGGAGGCTCTGGTCTCAACTTTAAATATATTGTATATATTGTAGGTATTTTTTTACAAAACGAAGGAGTTATTTGTGCAATGCATGGGATTAGAATACCTAATATATGCGTCTACCCAAAAGGAACATTTATCGCCGCAACAATTTCTATGTAATGGAAAAGAACAACAATCAATGGCACAATTAATTAATTTGAGCTAATGTATAACAGAAAGtataaaggaaagaaaagagaaagagattgaAATTCAAATATAAATGCTAATTGTACCAAATATAGAAAATTATGAATTTTCCAGCCTGATAGAACTTGtgattttaatttgtaattagaatattatgatgattatttatttttaaaagtgACTATTCATGaataatagaaaaaattattgatggttcTCCAAGCCGGTGCTTATTTAGCATACTTTATATTTGTTTTCTTTCGAAATTATCTACAGCCTATTATGTATCAATGCCAAAAGCGACTTATAGACCTCATTTTTGAGGTTACAGTGAATAGCTATTGAGTCGATCTAACAACCAAGCTAGTAACGGTCTTATTTTGGTCACGAGCACAAAAACATTAAAGAAAACATTGCtaaaagttcaaaaaaataataatcttcaaTGCCTAGGATGTTGAAGTCCCCATAAAACAAGATGCATATATTGGTCATAATTCATTTAAAAAGTAAAATATGCACACCAAAAAATTGTGCACACCAAATGTTatgttcaataaaatttttatttattattactaAAAGTAAAAGTAAATTAAGTTAAGATTAAACAACGGgtcctaatttttattttttttgatctcttttttttcttaactaTCATAAATTATTTGGCTTATATGATACAAAGTTTTAGCAGTAACATTATGTTTGACGAAATTGAAAAGGCAAGTTCTACTTTAGAAAGTAAATTATTAAAAGGAAAAGATACAAAGTTACCGCATCAACTCAAAGATGGACCTTCTATGATGCAGTGACACTAATAGTGAAATTATAATTAGATTAGCATGTAAAAGCGATCTTTAgacatgcctttttttttttttttcctcttcctctctctcttcttcttcttctccttttttttttttttttttaatacaagtTGAGAAGGACACCATAAGCATGGAAGTCACATGAATGGGCCCTCCTAAAAGTACACCTAGTGTTTGTGCACTGAGATTTTATCTTCTCAT includes:
- the LOC105054020 gene encoding protein NRT1/ PTR FAMILY 6.3 — translated: MAGLPETNTEGETLSDAWDFKGRPAVRSQTGGWTSAAMILGVELCERLTTLGIAVNLVTYLTGTMHLGNATSANTVTNFLGSSFMLCLLGGFLADSFLGRYLTIAIFTAVQASGTTILTISTAAPGLRPPACADPSAGGCVRASGAQLGVLYLALYLTALGTGGLKSSVSGFGSDQFDESDRGEKRQMMRFFSWFFFFISLGSLLAVTVLVYIQDNLGRRWGYGICAAAIMAGLAVFLSGTNRYRFKKLVGSPLTQIAAVVVAAWKKRHLDLPSDPSFLHDVDAAVDGGKGESKEKQRLPHSQQFRFLDRAAITEDPAIEQSKWRLSTLTDVEEVKQVIRMLPIWATTIMFWTVYAQMTTFSVSQATTMDRRIGSSFQIPAGSLTVFFVGSILLTVPVYDRLVVPSARRLTGNRQGLTPFQRIAVGLVLSIFAMVAAALTERKRLHAAWATDRSSSVGRGATVPLSVFWLVPQFFFVGSGEAFTYIGQLDFFLRECPKGMKTMSTGLFLSTLSLGFFFSSALVSIVHKVTGESGRGAWLADNLNEGRLYNFYWLLAVLSVVNLGVFLVSAKGYVYKEKRIEAEDGSVAAVELAEEACCHA